A region of the Edaphobacter lichenicola genome:
TCTTGGGGTGGGGAAGGACCGAAGTACGAAGCTCAAGGCTCGGGCGGCGGCGTCTCCGGTGGGCCGCTGGACGGACAGGCTCGAGTTGATGGCGGAGCTGCGGGGGGCGCGGGCGGAGACTGTTGCGTTTGCGGCGGAGACGGAGGCTGATCTGCATGGTCACTTCTTTCCGCATATCGCGTTTGGAGATCTTGACTGCTATCAGTGGCTGGTGCTGGTGGGCCGGCACAGCGACCGGCATGCGTTACAGATTGAGGAGATCAAGGCTCATGTGGGGTTTCCTGCTTCGTAGTCCTGCCGGACGGGCCTCCTACGCTTGGCCACCCCACAAACGAAGACCTGTTTGCGGGGACCCCGGTTCGCGCGTCACTTCGTGAGTTGTATACCGCTTCGCCCGGCACTCCCGTTGGTCGTGAACTAAGATTCCGACCAACGGTGTGCGTGAATTTGTTTGTGACATACGCGGGGACGAAACCTGATAGGCTTAGCGCGCGGCTCTGCGACTGCGGTCGCGACGTTGCCAATAAAATTGGAGGATGATGATGAAGCGGATGGTTGTGGTGTTGGCGCTGGCTGGTTGTTGTGTGACGGGCGTGCAGGCGCAGATGGATGCGAAGGGGCCGAAGATTGCGGCGGGAACGATGATTGAGCCGGCGAAGAGCTTCGATGGGATGCTGAGTGATTTTGAGAAGGAGTTTGTGCCGCTGGCCGAGGCGATGCCGGCGGAGAAGTACGACTTTGCCCCGAGTGCTGCGATCTTTGTGGCGGGGCAGGGAAGCGAATATGCGACGGTGAGCACGTTTCGGCAGATGGTGCTGCATGTGGCGTCGGCGAACTATTACTACGGCAGCATGGTGGGTGGGATGAAGCCGGATGTGGATGTAAAGGCGCTGGCCGATATCAAGAACAAGGATGCGGCAGTGGCGGCGCTGAAGACTTCATTCGTGTTTGCGCATAAGGCGGTTGCGACATTGACTGCGCAGAATGCGTTTGAGAGCGTGAAGGGGACCAATACGCGGGCGAGCCTGGCGGGGGGATTGGTGGCGCATGCGTCGGACCACTATGGACAGCTGGTGGAGTATCTGCGGATGAATGGGATTGTGCCGCCGGCTAGCAGGAAGTAGTTTTTTTGAACGGGAGTGATAGAGACGACGGGAACAAAGAGCAGCCTTTGCGGGCTGCTCTTTTTCTGTGAGGCTCTTCGTTTTCTGCGGGACTATTCGCCTAGCATGATGCGCTGGATGTGATGGGCGCGGCCGGTGGCTCCGTCGCAGTTGATGAGGGCGGCGCACATCTTTGGGTTGCCCTTGGCGGGTTCGAACTTGCCGGGCATGCCGGTGAGGAATCGGGCGAGGACTAGCTCTTTTTCTACGCCGATGACGGAGTCGTAGGGGCCGGACATACCGACGTCGGTCTGGTAGGCAGTGCCGTTGGGGAGGATGCGCTCGTCGGCGGTGGGGATGTGGGTGTGGGTGCCGAGGAGGGCGGTGATGCGGCCGTCGAGATACCAGCCTAGGGCTACTTTTTCGCTGGTGGCCTCGCCGTGGAGGTCGAGGAGGATGACTTTGGCGGTGATCTTGCTGAGGAGTTCGTCGGCTTTGCGGAAGGGGTCGTCGCAGGAGGACATGAAGACGCGGCACTGGAGGTTCATGACGGCGTAGGTCTGGCCGGTGGGGAGCTCGCCCTGGTAGAGGCCGAAGCCGGGGGTGCCGACGGCGTAGTTGGCGGGGCGGAGGACGCGGCGGCCGCGGACGTGGGAGTCGGCGGGGACGGTCATGTACTCGAAGATCTCGCGCTTGTCCCAGATGTGGTTGCCGGTGGTGATGACGTGGGCGCCGAGGTCGAAGAGCTCTTCTGCGATGGAGGGGGTGATGCCGAAGCCGCCGGCGGCGTTCTCTCCATTGATGACGAGGAGGTCGACGGCGTTGGTTTCGAGGACGTGGGGGAGGTGTTCGCGGACGATGTGGCGGCCGGCGGAGCCGAAGACGTCGCCGACAAAAAGGATGTTCACTGAAGAAGTTTACATGGGGTGGGGTGGAGAATTTTTCGCGGATGGGGGATGAGTCGGCGAATCCTCGGCTGGGTGTGGTAGCTTTTTTGAATGGCACAGAGCGGGCGGTTTCAGTTGAGCGTGCGAATTTTGGCGGTGCTGGCGAGCGAGCCGGGGGCAATGCATACATCGTCAGCGATTGCAGAGGAGCTGAAAGAGAGCGCCGTGATGGTGCGGAGGTCTTTTCTGCTGCTGCATAAGGCGGGGTTGATTGAACAGAAGAAGGGGCCGCACGGGGGCGCGAAGCTGAAGCTTCCGGCCAAGCAGATCGGTTTGGGGGATGTGTTTGAGGCGTCGGCCGGGGATTGGCTGAGCATCGAGGATAAGGCTGTGGGCGCGTGGATCAAGAAGGTGCGCGGGGATGCGGTGGCGGCGATGAATGAGCACTCGCTGGCTGGGGTGGTGAAGCGGATGAAGAAGACGAAGTAGTCGTTTCGAACTTGGAGAGAGCCTCGGTGGGAGCCGGGGCTTTTCTGCGTTTGTTGGTTATTTTTTTCGTTCGTTGCTTGTGTTTATATGTCCTGAACGCTGAGGGTGCGGGGATCGGTGACTCGCTGCATGAGGGCGGCTGCGATGAGCATGCAGAGGCCACCGGCGATGATGGCGTAGATGCGGTTGTTGTGGAGAAAGTGAGTCATGATCCAGCCGAAGAAGAGCGAGGCCAGGATTTCGGGCGTGACGACGAAGAAGTTGAAGATGCCCATGTAGACACCGGTGCGCTCCGGGGGGAGGGTGGCGGCGAGCATTGCGTAGGGCATGGAGAGTGTGCTGGCCCAGGCGATGCCTACGCCGAGCATGGTGAAGAGCAGCATGTACTTGTTGTGCATGACGACGACGGAGATGAGGCCGATGGCTCCGCAGAGGAGGCAGGCGGTGTGGGTCTTTTTTCTCCCGATTTTTTTGGCGAGCCAGGGCAGGGCGAAGGAGAAGGCGAAGCAGACGGCAGAGTAGGCTGCGAAGCAGATGCCTCCCCACTCGATGCCTTCTTTGTAGAGGGGTGAGGCGGGGTCTGTCGCGCCGAAGACGTTGTGGGCGACGGCGACGGGGAAGTAGAGCCACATGCAGAAGAGACCGAGCCAGGTGAAGAGCTGGACGGGACCGAGCCTGCGCATGGTCTCCGGAGTGTGGGCGATTGCGGAGAGGATCTCCTTTGCGCCGGCGATCAGGCCGGCTTTCTCTTTTTTGGCGCGGCGAAATGCTTCCATGTTCTCGGGGGGATATTCGGGCGTGGTGAAGATGGTCCATAAGACCGCGCCGAGATAGGCCACCGCGCCGATGTAGAACGAGATGCGGACGGTGGTGGGGACGGCGCGGGTGTCGCCGACGACCTGGGTCATGTGGAAGACGTTGGTGAGGAGCCAGGGAAGTGCGGAGGCGATGACGGCGCCGAGGCCGATGAAGAGGCTCTGCATGGCGAATCCGCGAGTGCGCTGTCCTTCGGGGAGGATGTCGGCGACGAAGGCGCGGAAGGGCTCCATGCTGACGTTGATGGAGGCATCGAGGATCCAGAGCATGCCTGCCGCCATCCAGAGGCTGGAGCAGTTGGGCATGAAGAGGAGCATGAGGGAGCTGAGGATGGCTCCGACGAGGAAGTAGGGGCGGCGGCGGCCAAGAGGGCCCCAGGTGTGGTCGCTGGCGTTTCCGATGATGGGCTGGATGAGCAGGCCGGTGAGGGGAGCGGCGAGCCAGAGGATGGGGATTTGATCGGCGCGGGCTCCGAGGTACTCGTAGATGGCGCTCATGTTGGCCATCTGGAGGCCCCAGCCGAACTGAATGCCGAGGAAGCCGAAGCTCATATTCCAGATCTGCCAGAAGCTGCGTTCAGGCTTTCTCATGGAGGTCCTCGCAGGTTCTTCAAGGTGCAGCGCAGCGAGAGGTGGGTTCTGCGCTTGCTGGACGGGAGCAGACGGATGAGACGAGATGTCAGGGCGTGGGCTCACAGCGGGGAAGCATAGCAGCCAGAGGGCGGGAGAAGCTATGCGTTTTAATTGCGAGGCTTCGCGGGAGCAGTTTGGAGTACGGGCGGAGAGGCCGGGGGGGCTTGATATGTGGAGTTAGTCGTTGCGGATGTCGAGCGAGCCCATGCCTACGTTGATCTGGAGTGAGCCTGCGCCGGTGCCTGCGTAGTCTTTGCTGACGACGATGTGGCCGTCGTGGCCGCCGGGGCGGTGGTCGTGGAGAGAGCCCATGCCTACGTTGACTTCCATCTTGGAGTAGTTCTTGTCTTTGTCGACGATGAGTTGCATGTGACCCATGCCTACGTTGATCTCGCGGTTGCCGGCACTGCCGATTGCGTTGAAGTCGAGGTCGCCGTAGCCGAGGTTGATCTCATTTTCGGAGTTCTGACCCATGGGTAGGGTGACGGTTACGGTTGCGTGGGCGGCTTTGGGGAAGTTGAGATTGATGACGCCTTTGTCTGGCTGGACGCGGATGGTCTGGATATAGTCGGCGACGGTGTAGCTGCCTGATTGGGTGTCGAGGTTGACGGTGAGCTTGATCTCTTTGGCGTCGGGCCGAGTGTTGATGCGCAGGTCGGCGCGGCAGATGTGGAGCTTTAATTTCCCACTGGGGGCGAAGGGACGAGTGAGTTCGAGGTGGTGGGGGTGGAGGATGTCAGAGGGGGCGCTGATGTAGTCGTGCGTGGTGATGGGCTTGTCGAACTCGGTGCAGTTCATGGAGTCGGAGTGGGAGTTCGATTGC
Encoded here:
- a CDS encoding DinB family protein; the encoded protein is MGSNSDMEEQERRLVMDELASSEARLLELVRGLSEEQWSFRETPERWSIAENVEHLVVFEGFIRGMIAKTLEGAAEPEKSGLAAAKEHLVLGVGKDRSTKLKARAAASPVGRWTDRLELMAELRGARAETVAFAAETEADLHGHFFPHIAFGDLDCYQWLVLVGRHSDRHALQIEEIKAHVGFPAS
- a CDS encoding MFS transporter, with the translated sequence MRKPERSFWQIWNMSFGFLGIQFGWGLQMANMSAIYEYLGARADQIPILWLAAPLTGLLIQPIIGNASDHTWGPLGRRRPYFLVGAILSSLMLLFMPNCSSLWMAAGMLWILDASINVSMEPFRAFVADILPEGQRTRGFAMQSLFIGLGAVIASALPWLLTNVFHMTQVVGDTRAVPTTVRISFYIGAVAYLGAVLWTIFTTPEYPPENMEAFRRAKKEKAGLIAGAKEILSAIAHTPETMRRLGPVQLFTWLGLFCMWLYFPVAVAHNVFGATDPASPLYKEGIEWGGICFAAYSAVCFAFSFALPWLAKKIGRKKTHTACLLCGAIGLISVVVMHNKYMLLFTMLGVGIAWASTLSMPYAMLAATLPPERTGVYMGIFNFFVVTPEILASLFFGWIMTHFLHNNRIYAIIAGGLCMLIAAALMQRVTDPRTLSVQDI
- a CDS encoding RrF2 family transcriptional regulator, producing MAQSGRFQLSVRILAVLASEPGAMHTSSAIAEELKESAVMVRRSFLLLHKAGLIEQKKGPHGGAKLKLPAKQIGLGDVFEASAGDWLSIEDKAVGAWIKKVRGDAVAAMNEHSLAGVVKRMKKTK
- a CDS encoding DinB family protein; this translates as MKRMVVVLALAGCCVTGVQAQMDAKGPKIAAGTMIEPAKSFDGMLSDFEKEFVPLAEAMPAEKYDFAPSAAIFVAGQGSEYATVSTFRQMVLHVASANYYYGSMVGGMKPDVDVKALADIKNKDAAVAALKTSFVFAHKAVATLTAQNAFESVKGTNTRASLAGGLVAHASDHYGQLVEYLRMNGIVPPASRK
- a CDS encoding TIGR00282 family metallophosphoesterase, whose amino-acid sequence is MNILFVGDVFGSAGRHIVREHLPHVLETNAVDLLVINGENAAGGFGITPSIAEELFDLGAHVITTGNHIWDKREIFEYMTVPADSHVRGRRVLRPANYAVGTPGFGLYQGELPTGQTYAVMNLQCRVFMSSCDDPFRKADELLSKITAKVILLDLHGEATSEKVALGWYLDGRITALLGTHTHIPTADERILPNGTAYQTDVGMSGPYDSVIGVEKELVLARFLTGMPGKFEPAKGNPKMCAALINCDGATGRAHHIQRIMLGE